One genomic window of Bacteroidia bacterium includes the following:
- a CDS encoding 4Fe-4S cluster-binding domain-containing protein: protein MNNKPTNFNFISSELTECKICPRNCKVNRINRELGYCKTDAGFNISSICIHKGEEPAIGGNLGVCNIFFSHCNLQCIYCQNHQISCNDIFTNNSISLETILSQILKILNTGINVVGFVSPSHVAPQVKEIITAIRNSGYNPKFVWNSNGYDKPETLRSLETFIDIYLPDFKYIDEVDSKQFSDANNYPEVAIKAIKEMYFQKGSKLITDENGIAESGLIIRHLVLPGKADSSIKLLNTIAEEISTRVTISLMAQYFPTDNVKNHPILKKQITEEEYKKVTEAMYKLGFNNGWIQEYESHLNYRPDFEKENPFEN from the coding sequence ATGAACAATAAGCCAACAAATTTTAATTTCATATCTTCAGAACTTACTGAGTGCAAAATCTGTCCAAGAAACTGTAAAGTAAACCGCATTAACCGTGAATTAGGTTATTGTAAAACTGATGCAGGGTTTAATATTTCTTCAATCTGTATTCATAAAGGCGAAGAACCTGCTATTGGTGGAAATTTAGGTGTTTGTAATATATTTTTTTCACATTGTAATTTGCAATGTATTTATTGCCAAAATCACCAAATCAGTTGTAATGATATTTTTACCAATAATTCCATTTCACTTGAAACAATACTATCCCAAATCTTAAAAATATTAAATACTGGAATTAATGTAGTTGGTTTCGTTTCTCCTTCACATGTAGCACCTCAGGTAAAAGAAATAATTACTGCAATTAGAAACTCAGGCTATAACCCTAAGTTTGTCTGGAACTCCAACGGGTATGACAAACCGGAAACTCTTAGAAGTTTAGAAACATTTATTGACATTTATTTGCCAGATTTTAAATACATTGATGAAGTTGATTCCAAACAGTTTTCTGATGCAAACAATTATCCAGAAGTAGCAATTAAAGCTATTAAGGAAATGTATTTTCAAAAGGGTTCAAAGTTAATAACAGATGAAAATGGAATTGCTGAAAGTGGTTTGATAATTCGTCATTTGGTTTTGCCGGGAAAAGCAGATTCAAGCATTAAACTTTTAAATACAATTGCTGAAGAAATAAGTACCAGGGTAACTATCTCACTTATGGCACAATATTTCCCGACCGATAATGTAAAGAATCATCCAATATTAAAAAAACAAATTACAGAAGAAGAATACAAAAAAGTAACTGAAGCTATGTATAAATTGGGTTTTAATAACGGATGGATTCAGGAATATGAGAGTCATTTAAATTATCGTCCCGATTTTGAAAAAGAAAATCCGTTTGAAAACTAA
- a CDS encoding OmpA family protein codes for MKNIIILILLLIIANFSVAQKVRWSYKVDGSVWGYGKPWVSDYRFWKYSGAVEAEDAVGESLKKSEKSPAILHYKFKPLKIQQIIVIENYNPGAITKIEYGTDGKNGIKKEIYSAEAKATEKKYRILNLTCPLTDFDVTDVWISVDYKAVEGVNQIAAVAISDSKEPYSPKINLPAELPFEGEPFNINEDITGEKGPSAPRISADGNYIYFDHNNGYENIYSSKLGTDGKCLGVMPSFFNLPVETSTATGLVAVMPDRNSAIISNMSKKPIYYEVYIDKKSKLKKREIRVKGYLNNEDANQNEIMSADGSTFIITQWRPGSLDIFHEDLYFAKRLPNGDFSELINMGDIINTTGDEIPCFLSPDNATLYFSSNGHLGYGDYDIYVTRRLDETWTNWSEPVNLGSQINSSEKERYFTITASGEYAYFTKGATVDTKDLYRIKLAKPKAETPIVETIRPKPVVLISGKVLDKKTNLPLEAEITFELLSQNKTVGYARSNATTGEYTITLPAGENYSFRAVSDKYITISENMDATNITEYKEIKRDLYLAPIEVGQIIRLNNIFFETGKADLKPESNFELEKLTAFLLENPKVNIEISGHTDNVGGEQANMKLSDDRAKAVVTYLLGKLITENRIIAKGYGETKFVATNDTEEGRALNRRVEFVILTK; via the coding sequence ATGAAAAATATAATAATTCTTATTTTGCTTTTAATAATTGCAAACTTTTCAGTTGCTCAAAAGGTACGTTGGTCGTATAAAGTAGATGGTTCTGTATGGGGTTACGGAAAGCCATGGGTATCCGATTATAGATTCTGGAAATATTCTGGTGCTGTTGAGGCAGAAGATGCAGTTGGAGAATCCCTGAAGAAAAGTGAAAAAAGTCCTGCGATTTTACATTATAAATTTAAACCTTTAAAAATTCAACAAATTATTGTAATCGAAAATTATAATCCTGGAGCTATAACAAAAATTGAATATGGGACAGATGGAAAAAATGGAATTAAAAAAGAAATTTATTCAGCAGAAGCAAAAGCAACTGAAAAAAAATATAGAATTCTAAATTTAACTTGCCCCCTTACAGATTTTGATGTGACTGATGTTTGGATTAGTGTTGATTATAAGGCGGTAGAAGGGGTTAATCAAATAGCAGCAGTTGCAATTTCTGATTCTAAAGAACCATATAGTCCTAAAATTAATTTACCGGCAGAACTACCATTTGAAGGAGAACCTTTTAATATTAATGAAGATATTACTGGTGAAAAGGGACCGTCGGCACCAAGAATATCAGCAGATGGTAACTATATATATTTTGACCATAACAATGGTTACGAAAATATATATTCTTCTAAATTAGGAACAGACGGAAAATGTCTTGGTGTAATGCCAAGTTTTTTTAATTTACCGGTAGAAACATCTACTGCAACTGGATTGGTTGCTGTAATGCCTGATAGAAATTCTGCAATAATTAGCAACATGAGCAAAAAACCTATTTATTATGAAGTGTATATTGATAAGAAATCAAAATTAAAAAAACGCGAAATTAGGGTAAAAGGATATCTTAATAATGAAGACGCAAACCAAAATGAAATTATGTCTGCAGATGGGAGTACATTTATTATTACACAATGGAGACCCGGAAGTTTAGATATATTTCACGAAGATCTATATTTTGCTAAGCGATTACCCAATGGGGATTTTTCTGAGTTGATAAATATGGGTGATATTATAAATACTACTGGTGATGAAATTCCTTGTTTTCTTTCTCCTGATAATGCTACATTATATTTTAGTAGTAATGGTCATTTGGGTTATGGGGATTATGATATATATGTTACCAGAAGATTGGATGAAACATGGACAAATTGGTCAGAACCAGTAAATTTAGGATCTCAAATAAACAGTTCGGAAAAAGAAAGGTATTTTACTATAACTGCATCCGGCGAATATGCCTATTTTACAAAAGGTGCGACAGTAGATACAAAAGATTTATATAGAATTAAACTTGCTAAACCAAAAGCTGAAACTCCTATTGTTGAAACAATTCGCCCTAAACCTGTAGTACTTATTTCTGGTAAAGTTCTTGATAAAAAAACAAATCTTCCATTAGAGGCTGAAATTACTTTTGAATTGTTATCACAAAATAAAACTGTAGGTTATGCACGTTCTAATGCGACAACGGGAGAATATACAATTACTTTGCCGGCAGGAGAAAATTATTCATTCAGAGCAGTTTCTGATAAGTATATTACCATAAGTGAAAATATGGATGCTACTAATATTACAGAGTATAAAGAAATAAAAAGAGATTTGTATCTTGCTCCTATTGAAGTTGGTCAGATTATTCGTTTAAATAATATATTTTTCGAAACAGGTAAAGCTGATTTAAAACCTGAGTCAAATTTCGAACTCGAAAAGCTAACTGCATTTTTGTTAGAAAATCCAAAGGTTAATATAGAAATCAGCGGACATACAGATAATGTTGGAGGTGAACAGGCAAATATGAAACTTTCAGACGATAGAGCTAAAGCTGTTGTTACATATTTATTAGGAAAATTAATTACCGAAAACAGAATAATAGCAAAAGGTTATGGTGAAACAAAATTTGTTGCAACAAATGACACAGAAGAAGGAAGAGCTTTAAACAGGAGAGTTGAATTTGTTATCTTAACAAAATAA